A section of the Archocentrus centrarchus isolate MPI-CPG fArcCen1 chromosome 20, fArcCen1, whole genome shotgun sequence genome encodes:
- the flt1 gene encoding vascular endothelial growth factor receptor 1 isoform X2 → MMNFILISVLCGFYGVLAKDKDHKGKFNVPLLDVQTRQLVLDANQMLMLNCRGRWQLTWTFPAGLARDQVEVSESRCGRTSHHYCSQMKVSRIQAQHTGLFRCRYQHRPQKHTSVYVYVTDSQWPFVEDADMSADVLYMKEKEPLVIPCRVTNPNVTTELVKSYSRSLSPDQRNIIWNSRRGFTIRTPTFFYVGLFFCQTTGDKVKHKSRKYFVHRLVNKIKDVYLNSSEPVQALKGERLVLNCTATAELNTRVNFTWDYPGKSVSAGSTSKMLVRHPTHTLFYSILSIPKLQRSDQGRYMCRVTSGDQSQQAQVNVTVYDRPFIRLKPRNGFVMTVQAGEKSYRISPKLRAFPAPEVIWLKDGMVAADQCSRYHRDGNSLVIRDVAEEDAGKYTVLVRIQEHRLYQNLTLTLVVYVSPKIGEKAMLLQDLGSVPRGSRQALRCTSHGVPAPHIHWRWHPCPSKGLPAAPPQA, encoded by the exons ATGATGAATTTTATTCTCATCTCCGTGCTGTGTGGATTTTACGGTGTTCTAGCAAAAG ATAAAGATCATAAGGGGAAGTTCAACGTTCCTCTCCTGGATGTCCAAACTCGGCAGCTGGTCCTGGATGCTAACCAGATGCTAATGCTCAACTGCAG GGGTCGCTGGCAGCTGACATGGACGTTCCCAGCAGGCTTGGCCAGAGATCAGGTGGAAGTGAGTGAATCTCGCTGTGGCAGGACGAGCCACCATTACTGCAGCCAGATGAAAGTCAGCCGCATCCAGGCCCAGCACACTGGCCTGTTCCGCTGCCGGTACCAGCACAGACCCCAAAAACATACATCCGTCTATGTTTATGTCACAG ACAGCCAGTGGCCTTTCGTGGAAGATGCAGACATGAGCGCAGACGTGTTGTACATGAAGGAAAAGGAACCACTGGTCATCCCCTGCCGGGTCACCAACCCCAATGTCACCACAGAACTAGTCAAG TCCTACAGCCGCAGCCTGAGTCCAGACCAGAGGAACATTATCTGGAACAGCAGGCGAGGCTTCACTATCAGAACTCCCACCTTCTTCTACGTCGGCCTCTTCTTCTGCCAGACCACTGGTGACAAAGTCAAACACAAGTCGCGTAAATACTTTGTACACAGACTAG TGAATAAAATCAAAGATGTGTATCTGAACAGCAGTGAGCCTGTGCAGGCCTTAAAGGGAGAGCGACTGGTCTTGAACTGCACTGCAACAGCAGAGTTGAACACTAGAGTCAACTTTACATGGGACTACCCCGGAAAG AGTGTCAGTGCTGGCTCAACTTCCAAAATGCTCGTGAGACATCCAACACACACGTTGTTCTACAGTATTCTGAGCATCCCGAAGCTCCAGCGTTCGGACCAAGGCCGCTACATGTGCCGCGTCACCAGTGGTGATCAAAGCCAGCAAGCCCAAGTCAATGTAACTGTCTATG ACCGTCCATTCATCCGCCTGAAACCTAGAAATGGATTTGTGATGACGGTGCAAGCAGGAGAGAAATCTTACAGAATATCTCCCAAATTGCGAGCATTCCCAGCCCCTGAAGTCATTTG gCTGAAGGATGGCATGGTTGCAGCAGACCAATGCTCCAGATACCACAGGGATGGGAATTCCCTGGTTATCCGTGATGTtgcagaagaggatgctgggaAGTACACTGTCCTTGTCCGAATCCAGGAACACAGACTCTACCAGAATCTCACGCTCACACTTGTGGTTTACG TGAGTCCTAAAATAGGGGAGAAAGCAATGTTGTTGCAGGACCTGGGTTCAGTGCCACGAGGGAGCAGACAAGCCCTGCGCTGCACATCCCACGGAGTCCCTGCTCCGCACATCCACTGGCGCTGGCATCCCTGCCCATCCAAAGGCCT CCCGGCTGCACCACCACAAGCCTGA
- the flt1 gene encoding vascular endothelial growth factor receptor 1 isoform X3 codes for MMNFILISVLCGFYGVLAKDKDHKGKFNVPLLDVQTRQLVLDANQMLMLNCRGRWQLTWTFPAGLARDQVEVSESRCGRTSHHYCSQMKVSRIQAQHTGLFRCRYQHRPQKHTSVYVYVTDSQWPFVEDADMSADVLYMKEKEPLVIPCRVTNPNVTTELVKSYSRSLSPDQRNIIWNSRRGFTIRTPTFFYVGLFFCQTTGDKVKHKSRKYFVHRLVNKIKDVYLNSSEPVQALKGERLVLNCTATAELNTRVNFTWDYPGKSVSAGSTSKMLVRHPTHTLFYSILSIPKLQRSDQGRYMCRVTSGDQSQQAQVNVTVYDRPFIRLKPRNGFVMTVQAGEKSYRISPKLRAFPAPEVIWLKDGMVAADQCSRYHRDGNSLVIRDVAEEDAGKYTVLVRIQEHRLYQNLTLTLVVYVSPKIGEKAMLLQDLGSVPRGSRQALRCTSHGVPAPHIHWRWHPCPSKGL; via the exons ATGATGAATTTTATTCTCATCTCCGTGCTGTGTGGATTTTACGGTGTTCTAGCAAAAG ATAAAGATCATAAGGGGAAGTTCAACGTTCCTCTCCTGGATGTCCAAACTCGGCAGCTGGTCCTGGATGCTAACCAGATGCTAATGCTCAACTGCAG GGGTCGCTGGCAGCTGACATGGACGTTCCCAGCAGGCTTGGCCAGAGATCAGGTGGAAGTGAGTGAATCTCGCTGTGGCAGGACGAGCCACCATTACTGCAGCCAGATGAAAGTCAGCCGCATCCAGGCCCAGCACACTGGCCTGTTCCGCTGCCGGTACCAGCACAGACCCCAAAAACATACATCCGTCTATGTTTATGTCACAG ACAGCCAGTGGCCTTTCGTGGAAGATGCAGACATGAGCGCAGACGTGTTGTACATGAAGGAAAAGGAACCACTGGTCATCCCCTGCCGGGTCACCAACCCCAATGTCACCACAGAACTAGTCAAG TCCTACAGCCGCAGCCTGAGTCCAGACCAGAGGAACATTATCTGGAACAGCAGGCGAGGCTTCACTATCAGAACTCCCACCTTCTTCTACGTCGGCCTCTTCTTCTGCCAGACCACTGGTGACAAAGTCAAACACAAGTCGCGTAAATACTTTGTACACAGACTAG TGAATAAAATCAAAGATGTGTATCTGAACAGCAGTGAGCCTGTGCAGGCCTTAAAGGGAGAGCGACTGGTCTTGAACTGCACTGCAACAGCAGAGTTGAACACTAGAGTCAACTTTACATGGGACTACCCCGGAAAG AGTGTCAGTGCTGGCTCAACTTCCAAAATGCTCGTGAGACATCCAACACACACGTTGTTCTACAGTATTCTGAGCATCCCGAAGCTCCAGCGTTCGGACCAAGGCCGCTACATGTGCCGCGTCACCAGTGGTGATCAAAGCCAGCAAGCCCAAGTCAATGTAACTGTCTATG ACCGTCCATTCATCCGCCTGAAACCTAGAAATGGATTTGTGATGACGGTGCAAGCAGGAGAGAAATCTTACAGAATATCTCCCAAATTGCGAGCATTCCCAGCCCCTGAAGTCATTTG gCTGAAGGATGGCATGGTTGCAGCAGACCAATGCTCCAGATACCACAGGGATGGGAATTCCCTGGTTATCCGTGATGTtgcagaagaggatgctgggaAGTACACTGTCCTTGTCCGAATCCAGGAACACAGACTCTACCAGAATCTCACGCTCACACTTGTGGTTTACG TGAGTCCTAAAATAGGGGAGAAAGCAATGTTGTTGCAGGACCTGGGTTCAGTGCCACGAGGGAGCAGACAAGCCCTGCGCTGCACATCCCACGGAGTCCCTGCTCCGCACATCCACTGGCGCTGGCATCCCTGCCCATCCAAAGGCCTGTAA